Proteins encoded within one genomic window of Cytophagales bacterium:
- a CDS encoding nuclear transport factor 2 family protein — translation MNLNAILLSLAGLMVCSATRAQEATPQHKDSLNTIIDEYYQLNVKVFQVGSTVADIDKVFSLFTDDFEYVHPKYGGTYSRQDLYNGYVRNQKNGGYDGSVTDVKVLRRIAGLNAVVTEKIFVTREGDETPQMALFEFRDGKISRIKEYW, via the coding sequence ATGAATCTCAACGCAATCTTACTCTCTCTGGCGGGTCTAATGGTTTGCAGTGCAACCAGGGCACAAGAAGCTACTCCCCAACATAAGGACTCATTGAATACGATAATCGATGAATACTACCAGCTAAATGTCAAGGTCTTTCAGGTAGGTTCTACCGTCGCGGATATCGACAAGGTCTTTTCCTTATTTACGGATGATTTTGAATATGTCCATCCTAAGTATGGTGGTACGTACAGTCGTCAGGATTTGTACAATGGATATGTCAGGAATCAGAAAAATGGTGGATATGATGGTAGTGTCACTGATGTCAAAGTATTGAGGAGGATTGCCGGATTAAATGCGGTCGTTACGGAGAAGATTTTTGTTACCAGGGAAGGCGATGAAACACCCCAGATGGCCCTGTTCGAATTTAGGGATGGTAAGATTTCCCGGATCAAGGAATATTGGTGA
- a CDS encoding DUF2490 domain-containing protein produces MIWLHFSEKVNFTPRLSGLALFQKRYFLDRHNTYQDLFWASGGYQLKNIQFGGGMMFITTHKLLTSVYKSIPEHRPFQYLSYTSAIPETRWRFQIRAMVEERFLSKVMENEIATAEAFQLRYRLRSNLMFDFARNAQFKLSNEWLCTHELDLTQNRAFAEVAYAFKTLQVSTGYMNWYIKGINKPWRHIWLLRVDHKIRWQELAQNLRVFDQIHPQSMID; encoded by the coding sequence ATGATTTGGCTTCATTTCTCCGAAAAAGTCAATTTCACGCCGAGATTATCAGGTCTGGCTCTGTTCCAAAAAAGGTATTTTCTTGATCGTCACAATACCTATCAGGATCTGTTTTGGGCCAGTGGAGGATATCAGTTGAAAAACATTCAATTCGGCGGAGGTATGATGTTTATCACCACACATAAACTCCTGACTTCCGTTTACAAATCAATTCCGGAACATCGGCCTTTTCAGTACTTGAGTTATACCAGCGCGATACCCGAAACACGTTGGCGATTTCAAATTCGAGCGATGGTCGAAGAAAGATTCCTAAGCAAGGTCATGGAAAACGAAATAGCTACTGCCGAAGCATTCCAACTACGGTACCGGCTTAGGAGTAATCTCATGTTTGATTTTGCGCGCAATGCCCAATTCAAGTTGAGCAATGAATGGCTCTGTACACATGAATTGGACCTTACACAGAACCGTGCCTTTGCTGAAGTCGCTTATGCTTTTAAGACCCTGCAGGTTAGTACAGGTTATATGAATTGGTATATCAAAGGGATCAACAAGCCCTGGCGACATATATGGCTATTGAGAGTTGATCATAAGATCAGATGGCAGGAGCTAGCCCAAAACCTGAGGGTTTTTGATCAAATCCATCCACAATCGATGATTGATTAG
- a CDS encoding LamG-like jellyroll fold domain-containing protein has product MNSRLTYLIIAFAFFFLGCSSDPNKNLRESLTLYASFDQAEADFAMGDKALYAAASRRSMDSTTQQGLATGVHELEAGGKWGNALRFIKRDDAVLFFKSAQNINHTPQNWSGTISFWLKVSPETELAPGFTDPIQITDTRYDDASIWVDFTRESPRVFRLGILGDRTSWHQDTVRTSARAEYERRLIPVATPPFDNSTWTHVVILYKDLGTPMATYELFLDGNTMGKREGIDDPFNWEPEKSNIYLGLGFVGRMDELAIFNRPLSNEEIIQLNQMNEPFKF; this is encoded by the coding sequence ATGAATTCTCGATTGACCTATCTGATCATTGCCTTTGCATTTTTTTTCCTTGGCTGCAGCTCCGATCCAAACAAAAACTTGCGAGAATCACTGACCTTATATGCCTCGTTTGATCAGGCGGAAGCAGATTTTGCCATGGGCGATAAAGCATTGTATGCCGCAGCTTCGCGAAGATCAATGGACAGCACTACGCAGCAAGGCCTTGCAACCGGAGTTCATGAACTGGAAGCAGGTGGAAAATGGGGCAATGCCCTGAGATTCATCAAAAGAGACGATGCCGTCTTGTTTTTCAAAAGTGCCCAAAACATCAATCATACTCCTCAAAACTGGTCCGGCACGATATCCTTCTGGCTCAAAGTAAGCCCTGAAACGGAGCTGGCTCCCGGTTTTACCGATCCCATTCAAATCACTGATACGCGATATGATGACGCATCCATATGGGTCGACTTTACCAGAGAAAGCCCCCGGGTTTTTCGATTGGGCATCCTCGGCGACCGCACTTCCTGGCATCAGGATACAGTACGCACCTCGGCAAGAGCGGAATATGAAAGAAGATTGATTCCCGTTGCGACCCCTCCGTTTGATAACAGTACATGGACCCATGTTGTGATTCTGTACAAGGATCTAGGAACCCCAATGGCCACATACGAACTCTTTTTGGATGGAAATACAATGGGCAAAAGAGAAGGCATTGACGATCCGTTCAACTGGGAACCTGAAAAATCGAATATCTATCTTGGATTAGGTTTTGTCGGTCGAATGGATGAACTGGCCATTTTCAATCGACCTCTTTCGAATGAAGAAATCATTCAATTGAATCAAATGAATGAGCCATTTAAGTTTTAG
- a CDS encoding GNAT family N-acetyltransferase, whose product MAIRKVEKQDIKQLKTVVDSSGLFPSEYLEGMMSDYLTNEATDDIWFTKKQNGEIVAIGYCTPEKFTEGTYNLLAIGVLKERQGQGIGIEMMNYIERILKEQSIRLLIVETSGTDEFELTRKFYLKLGYNLEATIRDFWTEGDDKVIFWKKLLP is encoded by the coding sequence ATGGCAATTAGAAAAGTAGAAAAACAAGACATCAAACAGTTGAAAACTGTGGTAGATTCCAGTGGTCTCTTTCCATCGGAATATCTGGAGGGAATGATGTCGGATTACCTTACGAACGAAGCCACGGATGATATTTGGTTTACCAAAAAGCAGAACGGCGAGATTGTGGCGATTGGCTACTGCACCCCAGAAAAGTTCACCGAAGGAACGTATAATCTGCTGGCCATCGGCGTGTTAAAAGAGCGACAGGGCCAGGGGATTGGTATTGAAATGATGAACTATATCGAGCGAATCCTGAAAGAGCAATCCATTCGTTTGTTGATCGTAGAGACTTCAGGTACCGATGAATTTGAATTGACCAGAAAGTTTTATTTGAAATTGGGTTACAACCTGGAGGCCACGATACGTGATTTCTGGACGGAGGGTGATGATAAGGTGATTTTCTGGAAGAAGCTACTTCCTTGA
- a CDS encoding AraC family transcriptional regulator, whose product MSVGQQTFRSTLVHFGYTYLMIVHQFDPARGVYEFQFEGLETELHSHPAIEVLFDASGNMQFSNGHTTYDHVSLLVIDANVLHRVLAPGSNVQVTMIEHREMHAKRVLSTLDITLKDGVFLSMKDQSSHNDFHALKARLAAVESMSAYDERVRKVLIYLRQQAVSYDVMLNELTDLVHLSASRISHLFKENTGISLKKYLLWCKLRNTIAAHLDTEEDLFASLIKSGFYDQPHFSRAFKTMLGVNPVKAYNSRTVQL is encoded by the coding sequence TTGTCAGTAGGACAACAGACTTTTCGCAGCACATTGGTGCATTTTGGGTATACTTACCTAATGATTGTTCATCAATTCGACCCTGCCCGAGGCGTGTATGAATTCCAATTTGAAGGATTGGAGACGGAGTTGCATAGCCACCCGGCAATCGAGGTATTGTTTGATGCATCAGGAAATATGCAGTTTTCGAATGGCCATACTACCTATGATCATGTTTCTCTGTTAGTCATAGATGCCAATGTCTTACATCGTGTTTTGGCCCCTGGAAGCAACGTGCAAGTAACCATGATTGAGCACCGTGAAATGCATGCTAAGCGGGTCTTGTCTACACTTGATATTACCCTGAAGGATGGTGTCTTCTTGTCAATGAAAGATCAATCTTCACACAATGATTTTCATGCACTCAAGGCCCGGTTAGCGGCAGTTGAATCAATGTCGGCCTATGACGAACGAGTGCGAAAGGTTTTGATTTACCTACGGCAACAAGCCGTGTCCTATGATGTGATGCTGAATGAATTGACCGATTTGGTACATCTCTCAGCCAGCAGGATTTCACACCTGTTCAAAGAAAACACAGGCATTTCTCTGAAGAAGTATTTATTGTGGTGCAAGCTCCGGAATACGATCGCAGCACACCTCGATACAGAAGAGGATTTATTTGCTTCTCTGATCAAAAGCGGATTCTATGATCAGCCACACTTCAGCAGAGCATTTAAAACCATGTTAGGGGTTAACCCTGTGAAAGCTTACAATAGCAGAACCGTACAACTTTAG
- a CDS encoding universal stress protein, whose translation MDKYTKNNDKVAVVGLDLSEMDDRVLEYVHKFNQSFPFEKIIFAHISKEQDLPNEILSEYPSLASPLDEGITIGLEQKIAPLFEGSATQYGIIVKHGSPLESFLKISKENDADLVILGRKKSLDGSGLLSGHIVRKSPASILFVTETFKPAIKDILLPVDFSRHSTIVYDLAQKLQSEGQAQIRFSHLYSVPLGYYKTGKSYKEFVEIMKTNASRDFSRFMEVNNINPSTTCDYLLADKGPKAQLIYHHALETGADLILIGSRGRTATSALLIGSVVEKLLQIDDEIPILVVKDKGENMGFFEALMRI comes from the coding sequence ATGGACAAGTATACAAAAAACAATGATAAAGTCGCAGTAGTGGGATTAGACTTGAGTGAAATGGACGACCGTGTTCTTGAATACGTCCATAAGTTCAACCAATCCTTTCCATTCGAGAAAATCATTTTTGCACATATATCGAAAGAGCAGGACCTGCCAAACGAAATTTTGTCCGAATACCCATCACTGGCTTCACCATTAGATGAGGGGATTACTATTGGACTTGAACAAAAAATCGCACCGCTTTTTGAAGGTTCAGCAACGCAATATGGCATCATCGTTAAACACGGATCGCCGTTAGAAAGCTTTCTGAAAATATCTAAAGAAAATGACGCAGATCTTGTGATCCTGGGCAGAAAAAAAAGCCTGGATGGCTCTGGATTATTGTCCGGACATATTGTTCGGAAGAGTCCAGCTTCTATCCTATTTGTTACTGAAACATTTAAGCCTGCTATCAAAGATATCCTGCTACCAGTCGACTTTTCCAGGCACTCCACTATCGTTTATGACCTGGCTCAAAAACTTCAAAGCGAGGGTCAGGCTCAAATCAGGTTTTCTCATTTGTACAGTGTCCCACTTGGCTATTACAAAACAGGAAAGTCATATAAGGAATTTGTCGAAATCATGAAGACGAATGCCTCCAGGGACTTTTCCCGTTTCATGGAAGTTAATAACATTAATCCTTCAACAACGTGTGACTACCTGCTCGCGGATAAAGGACCTAAGGCGCAGTTGATTTACCACCATGCTCTTGAGACCGGGGCTGATTTGATATTGATCGGTTCACGAGGACGAACCGCAACTTCTGCTTTGCTCATTGGTTCAGTGGTAGAAAAACTACTTCAAATTGATGACGAAATTCCCATTCTGGTGGTCAAAGACAAAGGAGAGAACATGGGCTTCTTCGAAGCGCTTATGAGGATTTGA
- a CDS encoding YhdH/YhfP family quinone oxidoreductase — MNNPTFKAWRVTEDASGKFHRAITDRTLEDLPEGEVTIKVHYAALNYKDALSFSGNKGVTRKYPHTPGIDGSGTVVASSSSDFKEGDEVMVTSYDLGMNTDGAFAEYIRVPAEWVIPLPKSMTLQESMIIGTAGLTVGIGLYKMEKMGQTPSMGPIVISGATGGVGSMAVGILAKAGYEVIASSGKSEMADYLKSLGANQIVDREFINDDSNRPLMKPQWSGAIDTVGGNTLATLIKGCKREGSIAACGLVSSPVLPTTVFPFILNGVNLIGIDSATFAKEDRLQVWEKLGSDWRLPDMQSLTTVCSMSELEPHIDGMLQGGSKGRVIVDMIA, encoded by the coding sequence ATGAATAACCCCACCTTTAAGGCCTGGCGTGTCACGGAAGATGCCTCCGGTAAATTTCACCGAGCCATCACAGACAGAACATTGGAAGACCTCCCGGAAGGAGAAGTTACTATCAAAGTCCACTATGCCGCGCTCAACTACAAGGATGCATTATCCTTCTCTGGCAATAAAGGGGTCACCAGAAAATATCCACACACACCCGGAATTGATGGTTCAGGAACGGTAGTTGCAAGCAGTTCCAGTGATTTCAAAGAGGGAGATGAAGTCATGGTGACCAGCTATGACCTGGGCATGAATACTGATGGCGCATTTGCGGAATACATCCGGGTACCAGCCGAATGGGTTATCCCATTACCTAAAAGCATGACCTTGCAGGAAAGCATGATCATCGGAACTGCAGGACTCACCGTAGGAATAGGACTTTATAAAATGGAAAAAATGGGGCAAACTCCTTCCATGGGTCCGATCGTGATCAGCGGAGCCACAGGTGGTGTAGGCAGTATGGCCGTAGGCATTCTGGCTAAAGCGGGTTATGAAGTCATTGCCTCATCTGGTAAATCCGAAATGGCCGATTATCTCAAAAGCCTGGGAGCTAATCAGATCGTCGATCGGGAATTCATCAATGATGATTCCAACCGACCGCTCATGAAACCCCAATGGTCAGGAGCCATAGATACTGTGGGTGGAAATACCCTCGCGACATTAATCAAGGGCTGTAAGAGAGAAGGAAGTATCGCTGCTTGCGGATTAGTCAGCTCGCCGGTTTTACCTACTACGGTCTTCCCATTCATTCTCAATGGCGTCAATTTGATCGGCATAGATTCGGCCACATTCGCAAAAGAAGACCGACTGCAAGTTTGGGAAAAGCTTGGAAGTGACTGGCGTCTGCCAGACATGCAAAGTCTAACGACTGTTTGTTCCATGTCGGAGTTGGAGCCCCACATCGATGGTATGCTACAGGGAGGTTCCAAAGGTCGGGTGATCGTAGACATGATTGCCTGA
- a CDS encoding propionyl-CoA synthetase — protein sequence MPNYQMHYQESLDNPEKFWMEQSRSIDWFVPPPEGLSQDENGFYRWFKGGKLNTSYLALDHHVKNGRGDQPAIIYESPVSFTSQTYTYKEVLEETALLAGVLEAQGVTKGDTVIIYMPMIPQVVFAMLACARIGAIHSVVFGGFAARELAIRIDDARPKILLTASGGIEVKRVIQYKPLVDEAIELAEHQVNQVLVWQRPFVTAGMTEGRDLDWRQLLKTATPSEPLPLDATDPLYILYTSGTTGKPKGIIRDNGGHAVALKYSMQHLYHVGPGEVYWAASDVGWVVGHSYIVYAPLIQGCSTVLFEGKPVFTPDAGTFWQLIQKHHVSILFTAPTGIRAIKKEDPEGKKHQRHDTSCLRNVFLAGERCDVSTYEWLKALIGVEVIDHWWQSESGWPMICNPLGYEAVPVKPGSSSLPVCGYDIQILDESGNALPANKEGAVAIKLPLPPGCLPTLWQNNERFQASYLSHYEGYYLAGDGGYKDEDGYIFITGRIDDVINVAGHRLSTSDIEEVVSGHEAVAECAVIGIADPLKGQVPVGFIVLKGGIRIDSETLEKELIRKVRKEVGPVASFKRAGITKRLPKTRSGKILRSTMRAIADGKPYHEPSTIEDPKVLDELKVLMEKEEIGVAYTQEI from the coding sequence ATGCCCAATTATCAAATGCATTATCAGGAAAGTCTGGACAATCCCGAAAAGTTTTGGATGGAACAAAGTCGGTCCATCGATTGGTTTGTTCCACCTCCTGAGGGTCTTAGTCAGGATGAAAATGGATTTTATCGCTGGTTCAAAGGCGGTAAACTCAATACCAGCTACCTCGCACTTGACCATCATGTCAAAAACGGCAGAGGAGATCAGCCGGCAATCATCTACGAATCTCCGGTAAGCTTTACGAGCCAGACCTACACTTACAAAGAAGTACTGGAAGAAACTGCCCTGCTGGCAGGTGTGCTAGAAGCACAAGGTGTCACAAAAGGAGATACAGTCATCATCTACATGCCTATGATCCCACAAGTCGTGTTTGCCATGTTGGCGTGTGCCCGGATCGGCGCAATCCATTCGGTGGTTTTCGGTGGTTTTGCAGCAAGGGAATTGGCTATCCGTATTGATGATGCGCGACCAAAAATACTCTTGACTGCCAGTGGCGGCATTGAGGTTAAGCGCGTGATCCAGTACAAACCACTGGTTGATGAGGCCATTGAATTAGCCGAGCATCAGGTCAATCAAGTATTGGTATGGCAGCGACCTTTTGTTACGGCAGGCATGACAGAAGGACGCGATCTCGATTGGCGTCAGCTATTAAAAACTGCAACACCAAGTGAACCCCTACCACTCGACGCTACCGATCCATTGTACATCTTGTATACCTCTGGCACGACGGGTAAACCCAAAGGTATCATTCGGGACAATGGTGGTCATGCCGTGGCCTTGAAATACAGCATGCAACATCTCTACCATGTGGGACCAGGGGAAGTGTACTGGGCTGCATCAGACGTGGGTTGGGTAGTCGGGCATTCCTACATTGTGTACGCCCCATTGATCCAGGGTTGTAGCACGGTGCTATTTGAAGGGAAACCAGTTTTCACCCCGGATGCAGGCACTTTCTGGCAACTGATCCAAAAACATCATGTAAGTATCCTGTTTACTGCTCCCACCGGCATCCGAGCCATCAAGAAAGAAGACCCTGAGGGTAAAAAACACCAAAGGCACGATACCTCATGCCTAAGAAATGTATTTCTGGCGGGAGAACGATGTGATGTTTCTACCTACGAATGGCTTAAAGCATTAATAGGTGTTGAAGTGATAGATCACTGGTGGCAAAGTGAATCCGGCTGGCCCATGATCTGTAACCCGCTAGGCTATGAAGCCGTCCCAGTAAAGCCCGGGTCTTCTTCGCTACCTGTCTGTGGGTATGACATCCAAATTCTGGATGAAAGTGGCAACGCTTTACCGGCCAATAAAGAAGGAGCAGTGGCCATCAAACTTCCCTTGCCCCCAGGGTGTTTACCGACCCTATGGCAAAACAACGAACGTTTCCAAGCCTCCTATTTGTCTCACTATGAAGGGTATTACCTGGCTGGTGATGGTGGCTATAAGGACGAAGACGGATACATTTTCATCACAGGTCGTATCGATGACGTGATCAATGTAGCCGGGCATCGTTTATCCACTTCCGACATTGAGGAAGTTGTTTCAGGACATGAAGCCGTAGCAGAGTGTGCCGTTATCGGAATCGCCGACCCGCTCAAAGGTCAAGTTCCCGTTGGGTTTATCGTACTGAAAGGCGGCATCCGAATCGATTCGGAAACCCTGGAAAAAGAACTGATCAGAAAGGTGCGCAAAGAAGTGGGGCCTGTGGCTAGTTTCAAACGTGCCGGCATCACCAAACGGCTACCGAAAACACGCTCAGGGAAAATCCTTAGGTCCACCATGCGGGCCATTGCTGATGGCAAACCCTATCATGAACCTTCCACCATAGAGGACCCGAAAGTTCTGGATGAGTTGAAAGTGCTGATGGAAAAAGAAGAAATTGGCGTAGCGTATACCCAGGAAATTTAA
- a CDS encoding alpha/beta fold hydrolase, which translates to MMKYFFLLLTFSICLSGSSQEAKWYCDAHPENVEIKWYETALGPQKALFVYPKKVEEPTELVVFIHGDSPFGDPFYQYFVAKNISKITNAITVALLRPGYGDGCGDVSGGTKGLTYGDNYTEEVVNAIGSVIKEVKKEIKATRTTVMGHSGGAALTALLAASQPQLMEQSILAACPCNLDAWRKSMNELTGDAGWLNPMPGLSPLDAISELDQDRSIHLFVGDKDVVAPSFLTQQYYDELKAIGGNVSIKIFDGEDHESIVRKEVLTSIFTIVK; encoded by the coding sequence ATGATGAAATACTTTTTTCTTTTACTCACTTTTTCAATTTGTCTGTCAGGTTCCTCTCAAGAGGCAAAATGGTACTGTGATGCACATCCGGAAAACGTGGAAATCAAGTGGTATGAAACCGCTCTTGGTCCACAAAAGGCGTTATTCGTTTATCCCAAAAAAGTTGAAGAACCTACTGAATTAGTTGTTTTTATACACGGAGATTCGCCATTCGGAGATCCGTTTTACCAATATTTCGTCGCTAAAAATATCTCAAAAATCACCAATGCGATCACGGTTGCATTGTTAAGGCCAGGTTACGGTGATGGATGTGGAGATGTATCGGGTGGTACGAAAGGATTGACTTATGGAGATAACTATACAGAGGAAGTAGTTAATGCCATTGGTTCAGTGATCAAGGAAGTAAAAAAAGAAATCAAAGCTACCAGGACAACCGTAATGGGGCATTCGGGAGGAGCGGCCTTGACGGCACTATTAGCAGCATCCCAGCCTCAACTCATGGAACAGTCAATCTTGGCGGCATGTCCTTGTAATTTAGATGCCTGGAGGAAATCTATGAATGAACTGACTGGCGATGCTGGATGGCTCAATCCGATGCCCGGACTATCTCCTCTTGATGCCATTTCGGAACTGGATCAGGATAGAAGTATCCACTTATTTGTTGGAGATAAAGATGTTGTCGCCCCTTCTTTTCTGACTCAGCAATACTATGATGAACTTAAAGCTATCGGAGGTAATGTGTCAATAAAGATATTCGATGGGGAGGACCATGAGTCAATCGTGAGAAAAGAGGTGCTCACCAGCATATTTACAATAGTTAAATAA
- a CDS encoding glycoside hydrolase family 16 protein, which translates to MNRSAYPKLIALACLLSLAASCSNQEKQKATTPAQKEASIENPKTSAYDPGAEWQLSWADEFDGTELNEDDWNRQIVEAGHFNEEWQRYTNSTNNAYIDEGVLVIKAIHESGTHGLDQYTSARLNTAGKQSWKYGKIAARMKLPYGQGIWPAFWMLGANINENGGDTPWPQCGEIDIFELYGSKNDAEVEGNLHYANANNKHTMMGAKGFELEEGIFADDFHIFELEWTEEKMVWLVDGHAYHSQSITAPELSEFHEPFFILLNVAVGGTYADYPDVTSTFPQMMYVDWVRVYQ; encoded by the coding sequence ATGAATAGAAGTGCCTACCCGAAACTGATCGCCCTTGCGTGTTTACTTTCTCTTGCAGCCTCATGTTCTAACCAAGAAAAGCAAAAGGCCACCACACCCGCTCAAAAAGAAGCTTCAATTGAAAATCCGAAAACTTCGGCATATGATCCCGGAGCAGAATGGCAATTGAGTTGGGCGGATGAATTTGATGGAACGGAACTCAATGAGGACGACTGGAATCGTCAGATAGTTGAGGCGGGACACTTTAATGAAGAGTGGCAACGCTATACCAACAGCACCAATAATGCCTATATTGACGAGGGTGTCCTTGTCATCAAAGCCATTCACGAAAGTGGAACACACGGATTGGATCAATATACTTCAGCAAGACTGAATACCGCGGGCAAACAATCCTGGAAATACGGAAAAATCGCTGCTCGCATGAAACTACCCTACGGACAAGGCATCTGGCCTGCCTTCTGGATGCTTGGCGCCAACATCAATGAGAACGGCGGCGATACACCCTGGCCACAGTGTGGTGAAATAGACATTTTTGAGTTATACGGATCGAAAAACGATGCGGAAGTGGAAGGCAACCTGCACTATGCCAATGCCAACAACAAACACACCATGATGGGTGCAAAAGGGTTTGAATTAGAAGAGGGCATCTTCGCAGATGATTTTCACATCTTCGAATTAGAGTGGACTGAGGAGAAAATGGTTTGGTTGGTTGACGGACATGCCTATCATTCTCAATCTATTACCGCTCCTGAATTGTCGGAATTTCATGAGCCGTTTTTCATCCTTCTCAATGTAGCAGTCGGCGGCACATATGCCGATTATCCAGATGTAACGAGTACATTCCCGCAAATGATGTATGTGGATTGGGTAAGGGTGTATCAGTAG